A window of Rhododendron vialii isolate Sample 1 chromosome 11a, ASM3025357v1 contains these coding sequences:
- the LOC131308702 gene encoding pleiotropic drug resistance protein 3-like isoform X3 codes for MWSMAQFASNDEIEPPRIEQAEIATHLRSPFQYQTSSSRASSEFFSIKDDLDDDYATKWAELDRLPTFVQLRSSLLEENKVSKRVIEVTKTASLERHVFVEKLIKHIENDNLQLLQKMRKRIDKVGVELPRVVVRYNNLRVEAECEVVHGKPLPTLWNSLKSIFFDCTKVLGLKPQKAKINIIDDFSGIIKPGRMTLLLGPPGCGKTTLLKALSGNLDKSLKVSGEVLYNGYKLEDCIPQKTSAYISQNDLHMPEMTVREALDFSARFQGVGTLAEIKAEVSKREEEARVVPDPDIDTYMKEISIEGQKTTLQTDYILKILGLDICADTLVGDAMRRGVSGGQKKRLTTGEMIIGPTKALFMDEISNGLDSSTTYQVIVCLQQLAHITDATILVGLLQPAPETFDLFDDIILMAEGKIVYHGPCSHVLEFFEDCGFRCPERKGVADFLQEVISRKDQAQFWHQAEQPYSYISVDMFSKKFKESTYGKKLDNELSLPFMKSQHKSAISFSPYSLSKWELFKACMSREYLLMRRNYFLYVFKSTQLLVTASITATIFLRRRTRSEVNQINIYLGGLFLATIMIFFDGLPELSLTVARLAVFYKQRDLCFYPAWSYAISSTILKVPISLLQALIWTSLTYYAIGYSPEPGRFFRHLILLFALHLVATSLFRFLASVFRTMVASSTSGFLTVLFFLLFGGFVLPKPFIPTWLKWGFWVSPFTYGQIGLTINEFLAPRWQKTLAGNTTIGNETLETRGLYFSEHFFWISVGALIGFAVLFNIGFILALTFLNPPRSRAIISNEKLSQIQGSQDSSNVAGKAAQSKSYQNTTSKPQKDQLVLPFKPLCLTFKDVQYSVEAQLKNLQLLCDITGALKPGVLTALMGVSGAGKTTLLDVLAGRKTSGTVEGDIRIGGHPKVHDTFARVSGYCEQTDIHSPHITIEESVVYSAWLRLHPEIDSKTKFIFVREVLEIIELDEIRDCLVGMPGVSGLSTEQRKRLTIAVELVANPSIIFMDEPTTGLDARAAAIVMRAVKNVADTGRTIVCTIHQPSIDIFEAFDEDVSGVPKIRNNYNPATWMLEVTSTSAEAELGIDFAQVYKNSVLYKNNRALVNSLSIPPDSKELHFATRFSQDGWGQFKSCLWKQHLSYWRNPSYTLMRSIYSLISSLLFGILFWNQGTKIDNQLRLSNVLAAIATVSFFTGVNNCSSVLLYVSTERSVLYRERYAGMYGSWAYALAQVMIEVPYLLGQTMIFVIITYPMIGFYWSAFKVLWYFYAIFCTLTYYTFLGMLLIAMTPSFPIAAVLQSPFYTLFNLFAGFFITEPQIPKWWTWMYYLAPTSWTLKGVLTSQYGDRQEKLVVFGETQTVKVFLRSYFGYNHDQLVIVGVALIAYPVVFALLFAYCIQKLNYQKR; via the exons AGTTGGTGTAGAATTGCCGAGAGTGGTAGTGAGATATAACAATCTTCGGGTGGAAGCAGAGTGTGAGGTGGTTCATGGCAAGCCGCTCCCAACTCTATGGAATTCActcaaaagcatttttttt GACTGCACCAAGGTACTTGGTTTGAAGCCACAAAAGGCCAAGATAAACATCATTGATGATTTCAGTGGTATCATTAAGCCTGGAAG GATGACTTTGCTGCTCGGTCCTCCAGGATGTGGGAAAACTACTTTATTGAAAGCACTTTCTGGCAATCTAGACAAATCTCTCAAg GTTTCAGGGGAAGTTCTTTACAATGGTTACAAACTGGAAGATTGCATTCCCCAGAAAACTTCTGCTTATATAAGCCAAAATGACCTACACATGCCTGAAATGACTGTTAGGGAAGCACTTGATTTTTCAGCTCGCTTCCAGGGGGTTGGAACCCTAGCAG AGATCAAGGCTGAGGTCAGCAAAAGGGAGGAAGAGGCACGAGTTGTTCCAGATCCAGATATAGATACGTACATGAAG GAAATTTCCATTGAAGGACAAAAGACTACCCTCCAGACTGACTACATTTTGAAG ATTTTAGGACTTGATATTTGTGCTGACACACTGGTTGGTGATGCCATGAGGAGAGGTGTCTCCGGCGGACAAAAGAAAAGATTGACTACAG GGGAGATGATTATAGGTCCTACAAAAGCTCTTTTTATGGATGAAATATCAAATGGCTTAGACAGTTCCACCACATATCAAGTTATTGTTTGTCTTCAACAGCTAGCACATATCACTGATGCTACTATACTTGTGGGACTTCTTCAACCAGCACCGGAAACCTTTGATCTCTTTGATGACATTATCTTGATGGCAGAAGGGAAGATTGTGTATCATGGACCTTGTAGTCACGTTCTGGAATTTTTTGAGGATTGTGGGTTTAGATGTCCTGAAAGGAAAGGGGTAGCTGACTTCCTCCAAGAG GTTATCTCAAGAAAAGATCAAGCACAGTTCTGGCACCAAGCTGAACAGCCGTACAGTTACATCTCCGTTGATATGTTTTCCAAGAAATTCAAGGAATCTACTTATGGGAAGAAGCTAGATAATGAGCTATCACTGCCATTTATGAAGTCTCAACATAAGAGTGCAATTTCTTTTAGCCCATATTCTCTTTCTAAATGGGAACTGTTTAAAGCTTGCATGTCAAGGGAATATCTACTCATGaggagaaattattttctttatgtATTCAAATCAACTCAG CTTCTTGTCACAGCATCTATCACAGCGACTATATTCTTGAGAAGGCGGACGCGTAGTGAAGTCAATCAAATAAACATTTATTTGGGTGGTTTGTTCCTAGCTACCATCATGATTTTTTTCGACGGACTTCCGGAGTTGTCCTTGACTGTTGCAAGACTTGCTGTCTTCTACAAGCAGAGAGACTTGTGCTTCTATCCAGCCTGGTCTTACGCAATCTCATCCACCATTCTCAAGGTCCCTATTTCACTGTTGCAAGCTCTAATTTGGACTTCTCTAACTTACTATGCCATAGGATACAGTCCTGAACCCGGGAG GTTCTTTCGACACCTCATTCTACTATTTGCTCTGCACCTTGTTGCAACTTCCCTGTTTCGTTTCTTGGCATCTGTCTTTCGCACCATGGTTGCTTCTTCAACTAGTGGATTTTTGACGGTGCTATTCTTCTTGTTATTTGGTGGCTTCGTTCTCCCAAAAC CCTTTATCCCAACTTGGTTGAAGTGGGGATTTTGGGTATCTCCCTTCACTTATGGTCAGATAGGCCTTACTATAAATGAATTTCTGGCTCCAAGGTGGCAAAAG ACATTGGCAGGGAATACGACGATAGGGAATGAAACACTTGAAACCCGAGGACTTTACTTTAGTGAACACTTCTTCTGGATATCAGTTGGTGCCTTAATTGGGTTTGCAGTGCTTTTCAATATTGGGTTTATCTTGGCCTTAACCTTTTTAAACC CTCCTCGGTCTCGTGCCATTATTTCCAATGAAAAGCTATCCCAAATACAAGGAAGCCAAGATTCCTCCAATGTTGCTGGTAAAGCAGCGCAGTCGAAAAGTTATCAGAACACTACATCAAAACCTCAAAAAG ATCAGCTTGTTTTACCGTTTAAGCCCCTTTGTTTGACATTTAAAGATGTGCAATACTCGGTTGAAGCTCAATTG AAAAACCTCCAACTTCTTTGTGATATTACGGGTGCATTAAAGCCTGGTGTTCTTACAGCATTGATGGGCGTCAGTGGAGCTGGTAAAACAACTCTTCTGGATGTTCTTGCCGGAAGAAAAACTAGTGGTACTGTTGAAGGAGATATCCGAATAGGAGGGCATCCAAAGGTTCATGACACGTTTGCTAGGGTTTCGGGTTACTGTGAGCAAACAGACATTCATTCCCCACACATTACAATAGAAGAATCAGTGGTTTATTCTGCTTGGTTGCGTCTGCATCCTGAAATCGATTCGAAAACTAAGTTT ATATTTGTGAGAGAAGTCCTTGAGATCATTGAGCTTGATGAAATAAGGGATTGCTTGGTTGGAATGCCTGGCGTTAGTGGTTTATCGACTGAACAACGAAAGAGGCTTACAATAGCAGTGGAGCTTGTTGCTAACCCCTCTATTATTTTCATGGATGAACCTACAACTGGATTGGATGCGAGAGCCGCTGCAATTGTTATGAGGGCCGTAAAGAATGTGGCTGATACGGGAAGAACAATTGTTTGCACCATTCACCAACCGAGTATTGATATATTTGAAGCATTTGATGAG GATGTCTCTGGGGTTCCCAAGATCAGGAATAATTACAATCCAGCGACATGGATGTTAGAGGTCACTTCGACATCGGCAGAAGCCGAACTTGGCATCGATTTCGCCCAAGTTTATAAGAATTCCGTCTTGTATAA GAACAATAGAGCACTTGTAAATTCTCTGAGTATTCCTCCCGATTCGAAAGAGCTACATTTTGCAACCCGTTTCTCACAAGATGGTTGGGGACAATTCAAATCCTGTCTGTGGAAACAACACTTGTCTTATTGGCGAAATCCTTCCTACACATTGATGCGCAGCATATATTCGCTAATCTCGTCTTTGCTTTTTGGAATTCTATTTTGGAATCAAGGGACGAAAAT AGATAACCAGCTGAGACTTTCGAATGTCCTTGCGGCAATAGCCACTGTTTCATTCTTCACAGGCGTAAACAACTGTTCATCAGTTTTACTGTATGTCTCAACGGAACGATCTGTTTTGTATCGGGAAAGGTATGCAGGAATGTACGGCTCATGGGCTTATGCACTTGCTCAG GTCATGATTGAGGTTCCCTATCTCTTGGGCCAAACAATGATATTTGTGATCATCACATATCCCATGATTGGGTTTTATTGGTCTGCCTTCAAGGTTTTATGGTACTTCTATGCCATATTTTGCACATTGACGTACTACACTTTCCTTGGAATGCTGCTTATTGCAATGACACCGAGCTTTCCAATAGCGGCGGTTTTGCAGTCACCGTTCTATACCTTATTTAACCTGTTCGCTGGGTTTTTTATTACTGAACCG CAAATTCCTAAGTGGTGGACCTGGATGTATTATCTAGCACCTACATCTTGGACCCTAAAGGGTGTACTTACTTCTCAATATGGAGATAGACAAGAGAAGCTTGTGGTGTTTGGTGAAACTCAAACTGTCAAAGTCTTTTTAAGGAGTTACTTCGGATATAACCATGATCAACTGGTCATTGTGGGCGTTGCTCTCATTGCTTACCCTGTTGTCTTTGCTCTTCTATTTGCATACTGCATACAGAAATTGAACTACCAGAAGAGATGA
- the LOC131308702 gene encoding pleiotropic drug resistance protein 3-like isoform X2 translates to MDILKRTQKLGFRPAHKIRTTPMARSTRRIRRIGTFLARDCTKVLGLKPQKAKINIIDDFSGIIKPGRMTLLLGPPGCGKTTLLKALSGNLDKSLKVSGEVLYNGYKLEDCIPQKTSAYISQNDLHMPEMTVREALDFSARFQGVGTLAEIKAEVSKREEEARVVPDPDIDTYMKEISIEGQKTTLQTDYILKILGLDICADTLVGDAMRRGVSGGQKKRLTTGEMIIGPTKALFMDEISNGLDSSTTYQVIVCLQQLAHITDATILVGLLQPAPETFDLFDDIILMAEGKIVYHGPCSHVLEFFEDCGFRCPERKGVADFLQEVISRKDQAQFWHQAEQPYSYISVDMFSKKFKESTYGKKLDNELSLPFMKSQHKSAISFSPYSLSKWELFKACMSREYLLMRRNYFLYVFKSTQLLVTASITATIFLRRRTRSEVNQINIYLGGLFLATIMIFFDGLPELSLTVARLAVFYKQRDLCFYPAWSYAISSTILKVPISLLQALIWTSLTYYAIGYSPEPGRFFRHLILLFALHLVATSLFRFLASVFRTMVASSTSGFLTVLFFLLFGGFVLPKPFIPTWLKWGFWVSPFTYGQIGLTINEFLAPRWQKTLAGNTTIGNETLETRGLYFSEHFFWISVGALIGFAVLFNIGFILALTFLNPPRSRAIISNEKLSQIQGSQDSSNVAGKAAQSKSYQNTTSKPQKDQLVLPFKPLCLTFKDVQYSVEAQLKNLQLLCDITGALKPGVLTALMGVSGAGKTTLLDVLAGRKTSGTVEGDIRIGGHPKVHDTFARVSGYCEQTDIHSPHITIEESVVYSAWLRLHPEIDSKTKFIFVREVLEIIELDEIRDCLVGMPGVSGLSTEQRKRLTIAVELVANPSIIFMDEPTTGLDARAAAIVMRAVKNVADTGRTIVCTIHQPSIDIFEAFDELVLLKIGGRVIYSGPLGQHSSSVIKYFEDVSGVPKIRNNYNPATWMLEVTSTSAEAELGIDFAQVYKNSVLYKNNRALVNSLSIPPDSKELHFATRFSQDGWGQFKSCLWKQHLSYWRNPSYTLMRSIYSLISSLLFGILFWNQGTKIDNQLRLSNVLAAIATVSFFTGVNNCSSVLLYVSTERSVLYRERYAGMYGSWAYALAQVMIEVPYLLGQTMIFVIITYPMIGFYWSAFKVLWYFYAIFCTLTYYTFLGMLLIAMTPSFPIAAVLQSPFYTLFNLFAGFFITEPQIPKWWTWMYYLAPTSWTLKGVLTSQYGDRQEKLVVFGETQTVKVFLRSYFGYNHDQLVIVGVALIAYPVVFALLFAYCIQKLNYQKR, encoded by the exons GACTGCACCAAGGTACTTGGTTTGAAGCCACAAAAGGCCAAGATAAACATCATTGATGATTTCAGTGGTATCATTAAGCCTGGAAG GATGACTTTGCTGCTCGGTCCTCCAGGATGTGGGAAAACTACTTTATTGAAAGCACTTTCTGGCAATCTAGACAAATCTCTCAAg GTTTCAGGGGAAGTTCTTTACAATGGTTACAAACTGGAAGATTGCATTCCCCAGAAAACTTCTGCTTATATAAGCCAAAATGACCTACACATGCCTGAAATGACTGTTAGGGAAGCACTTGATTTTTCAGCTCGCTTCCAGGGGGTTGGAACCCTAGCAG AGATCAAGGCTGAGGTCAGCAAAAGGGAGGAAGAGGCACGAGTTGTTCCAGATCCAGATATAGATACGTACATGAAG GAAATTTCCATTGAAGGACAAAAGACTACCCTCCAGACTGACTACATTTTGAAG ATTTTAGGACTTGATATTTGTGCTGACACACTGGTTGGTGATGCCATGAGGAGAGGTGTCTCCGGCGGACAAAAGAAAAGATTGACTACAG GGGAGATGATTATAGGTCCTACAAAAGCTCTTTTTATGGATGAAATATCAAATGGCTTAGACAGTTCCACCACATATCAAGTTATTGTTTGTCTTCAACAGCTAGCACATATCACTGATGCTACTATACTTGTGGGACTTCTTCAACCAGCACCGGAAACCTTTGATCTCTTTGATGACATTATCTTGATGGCAGAAGGGAAGATTGTGTATCATGGACCTTGTAGTCACGTTCTGGAATTTTTTGAGGATTGTGGGTTTAGATGTCCTGAAAGGAAAGGGGTAGCTGACTTCCTCCAAGAG GTTATCTCAAGAAAAGATCAAGCACAGTTCTGGCACCAAGCTGAACAGCCGTACAGTTACATCTCCGTTGATATGTTTTCCAAGAAATTCAAGGAATCTACTTATGGGAAGAAGCTAGATAATGAGCTATCACTGCCATTTATGAAGTCTCAACATAAGAGTGCAATTTCTTTTAGCCCATATTCTCTTTCTAAATGGGAACTGTTTAAAGCTTGCATGTCAAGGGAATATCTACTCATGaggagaaattattttctttatgtATTCAAATCAACTCAG CTTCTTGTCACAGCATCTATCACAGCGACTATATTCTTGAGAAGGCGGACGCGTAGTGAAGTCAATCAAATAAACATTTATTTGGGTGGTTTGTTCCTAGCTACCATCATGATTTTTTTCGACGGACTTCCGGAGTTGTCCTTGACTGTTGCAAGACTTGCTGTCTTCTACAAGCAGAGAGACTTGTGCTTCTATCCAGCCTGGTCTTACGCAATCTCATCCACCATTCTCAAGGTCCCTATTTCACTGTTGCAAGCTCTAATTTGGACTTCTCTAACTTACTATGCCATAGGATACAGTCCTGAACCCGGGAG GTTCTTTCGACACCTCATTCTACTATTTGCTCTGCACCTTGTTGCAACTTCCCTGTTTCGTTTCTTGGCATCTGTCTTTCGCACCATGGTTGCTTCTTCAACTAGTGGATTTTTGACGGTGCTATTCTTCTTGTTATTTGGTGGCTTCGTTCTCCCAAAAC CCTTTATCCCAACTTGGTTGAAGTGGGGATTTTGGGTATCTCCCTTCACTTATGGTCAGATAGGCCTTACTATAAATGAATTTCTGGCTCCAAGGTGGCAAAAG ACATTGGCAGGGAATACGACGATAGGGAATGAAACACTTGAAACCCGAGGACTTTACTTTAGTGAACACTTCTTCTGGATATCAGTTGGTGCCTTAATTGGGTTTGCAGTGCTTTTCAATATTGGGTTTATCTTGGCCTTAACCTTTTTAAACC CTCCTCGGTCTCGTGCCATTATTTCCAATGAAAAGCTATCCCAAATACAAGGAAGCCAAGATTCCTCCAATGTTGCTGGTAAAGCAGCGCAGTCGAAAAGTTATCAGAACACTACATCAAAACCTCAAAAAG ATCAGCTTGTTTTACCGTTTAAGCCCCTTTGTTTGACATTTAAAGATGTGCAATACTCGGTTGAAGCTCAATTG AAAAACCTCCAACTTCTTTGTGATATTACGGGTGCATTAAAGCCTGGTGTTCTTACAGCATTGATGGGCGTCAGTGGAGCTGGTAAAACAACTCTTCTGGATGTTCTTGCCGGAAGAAAAACTAGTGGTACTGTTGAAGGAGATATCCGAATAGGAGGGCATCCAAAGGTTCATGACACGTTTGCTAGGGTTTCGGGTTACTGTGAGCAAACAGACATTCATTCCCCACACATTACAATAGAAGAATCAGTGGTTTATTCTGCTTGGTTGCGTCTGCATCCTGAAATCGATTCGAAAACTAAGTTT ATATTTGTGAGAGAAGTCCTTGAGATCATTGAGCTTGATGAAATAAGGGATTGCTTGGTTGGAATGCCTGGCGTTAGTGGTTTATCGACTGAACAACGAAAGAGGCTTACAATAGCAGTGGAGCTTGTTGCTAACCCCTCTATTATTTTCATGGATGAACCTACAACTGGATTGGATGCGAGAGCCGCTGCAATTGTTATGAGGGCCGTAAAGAATGTGGCTGATACGGGAAGAACAATTGTTTGCACCATTCACCAACCGAGTATTGATATATTTGAAGCATTTGATGAG TTAGTCCTATTGAAAATTGGCGGGCGTGTTATCTACTCTGGACCACTAGGTCAACATTCAAGCAGTGTCATCAAATATTTTGAA GATGTCTCTGGGGTTCCCAAGATCAGGAATAATTACAATCCAGCGACATGGATGTTAGAGGTCACTTCGACATCGGCAGAAGCCGAACTTGGCATCGATTTCGCCCAAGTTTATAAGAATTCCGTCTTGTATAA GAACAATAGAGCACTTGTAAATTCTCTGAGTATTCCTCCCGATTCGAAAGAGCTACATTTTGCAACCCGTTTCTCACAAGATGGTTGGGGACAATTCAAATCCTGTCTGTGGAAACAACACTTGTCTTATTGGCGAAATCCTTCCTACACATTGATGCGCAGCATATATTCGCTAATCTCGTCTTTGCTTTTTGGAATTCTATTTTGGAATCAAGGGACGAAAAT AGATAACCAGCTGAGACTTTCGAATGTCCTTGCGGCAATAGCCACTGTTTCATTCTTCACAGGCGTAAACAACTGTTCATCAGTTTTACTGTATGTCTCAACGGAACGATCTGTTTTGTATCGGGAAAGGTATGCAGGAATGTACGGCTCATGGGCTTATGCACTTGCTCAG GTCATGATTGAGGTTCCCTATCTCTTGGGCCAAACAATGATATTTGTGATCATCACATATCCCATGATTGGGTTTTATTGGTCTGCCTTCAAGGTTTTATGGTACTTCTATGCCATATTTTGCACATTGACGTACTACACTTTCCTTGGAATGCTGCTTATTGCAATGACACCGAGCTTTCCAATAGCGGCGGTTTTGCAGTCACCGTTCTATACCTTATTTAACCTGTTCGCTGGGTTTTTTATTACTGAACCG CAAATTCCTAAGTGGTGGACCTGGATGTATTATCTAGCACCTACATCTTGGACCCTAAAGGGTGTACTTACTTCTCAATATGGAGATAGACAAGAGAAGCTTGTGGTGTTTGGTGAAACTCAAACTGTCAAAGTCTTTTTAAGGAGTTACTTCGGATATAACCATGATCAACTGGTCATTGTGGGCGTTGCTCTCATTGCTTACCCTGTTGTCTTTGCTCTTCTATTTGCATACTGCATACAGAAATTGAACTACCAGAAGAGATGA